Proteins encoded within one genomic window of Candidatus Dormiibacterota bacterium:
- a CDS encoding plastocyanin/azurin family copper-binding protein, with the protein MRTRRATLTGVAAGTLLVLTGCGNGGTGVLATPPPDGPQPVPAGTAAAAVIRESDELAFGPATTTVAVGNVVEWRNAGTTPHNVTFDGYVQSSSMQGGESFRLRFPKPGSFAYVCTYHAGMGGTITVH; encoded by the coding sequence ATGCGAACGCGGCGGGCCACACTGACGGGGGTGGCCGCGGGGACGCTGCTGGTGCTGACGGGGTGCGGCAACGGCGGCACGGGCGTGCTCGCCACCCCGCCCCCGGACGGACCCCAGCCGGTTCCGGCAGGGACGGCCGCGGCCGCGGTGATCAGGGAGAGCGACGAGCTCGCCTTCGGCCCCGCCACCACGACCGTCGCGGTCGGGAACGTGGTCGAGTGGCGCAATGCCGGGACCACCCCGCACAACGTGACCTTCGACGGCTACGTCCAGTCGTCGTCGATGCAGGGTGGTGAGAGCTTCCGCCTGCGCTTCCCCAAACCCGGGAGCTTCGCCTACGTCTGCACCTACCACGCCGGGATGGGCGGGACGATCACCGTCCACTGA
- a CDS encoding dCMP deaminase family protein: MSSTIPSDPTGGATPAPEGRVRRPDKQLYMLLIALAARTRADCLGRRVGAVIWLEGRVLSTGYNGTPFGMPNCSEGGCHRCANRDAGPFLRGGAYDVCLCVHAEQNALLTAARFGQRTLGASVTSTTQPCFGCLKELLQAGITEVRYLHPWDPVEAYGDPALATQYAALRSRFAVFERVGDPSMDTPALFAPVLDPPDGAG; encoded by the coding sequence GTGTCCTCGACCATCCCCTCCGACCCCACCGGCGGCGCCACGCCGGCGCCGGAGGGCCGGGTGCGCCGGCCCGACAAGCAGCTCTACATGCTGCTCATCGCCCTCGCGGCGCGCACCCGCGCCGACTGCCTCGGCCGGCGGGTCGGCGCCGTGATCTGGCTCGAGGGACGGGTGCTCTCCACCGGCTACAACGGCACCCCCTTCGGCATGCCCAACTGCTCCGAGGGCGGCTGCCACCGCTGCGCCAACCGCGACGCCGGGCCGTTCCTGCGCGGCGGCGCCTACGACGTCTGCCTGTGCGTCCACGCCGAGCAGAACGCGCTGCTCACCGCCGCGCGCTTCGGCCAGCGCACCCTCGGCGCCTCGGTGACGAGCACCACCCAGCCCTGCTTCGGATGCCTGAAGGAGCTGCTCCAGGCGGGCATCACCGAGGTCCGCTACCTCCATCCGTGGGACCCTGTCGAGGCCTACGGCGACCCCGCCCTCGCCACCCAGTACGCCGCGCTGCGCAGCCGCTTCGCCGTCTTCGAGCGGGTCGGCGACCCCTCGATGGACACCCCCGCGCTCTTCGCGCCCGTGCTCGACCCCCCGGACGGCGCCGGCTGA